In Accipiter gentilis chromosome 18, bAccGen1.1, whole genome shotgun sequence, the following are encoded in one genomic region:
- the LOC126047760 gene encoding C-type lectin domain family 2 member L-like, which translates to MESEDAREAKTTQMAQAPGGNAESANVKQDSKQEVAACSRVWRIARRCKEWFFHLKCHWVCLGFGVILLVIIFGLVVKREISHHGKFLPEQCPSEWIGYKNKCYFISEKEKTWTSCQTFCAKNESLLAVFENKEEMHSLAKHLKIDDSWIGLRKKGESFYWENGIAFKVDLFQIQNHSECAYLDAFTISTSACSLPRRCICVKLP; encoded by the exons ATGGAGTCTGAAGATGCACGGGAGGCTAAGACCACCCAGATGGCACAAGCACCTGGTGGGAACGCAGAGTCCGCTAATGTCAAACAAGATTCCAAACAAGAAGTGGCAGCTTGTTCGCGGGTGTGGAGGATAGCCAGGCGCTGTAAAGAGTGGTTCTTCCACttaaaat GCCATTGGGTTTGCCTAGGTTTTGGAGTTATACTGCTGGTCATCATCTTTGGACTTG ttgtAAAACGTGAGATATCTCACCATGGAAAATTTCTTCCTGAACAGTGCCCCAGTGAGTGGAtaggttacaaaaataaatgttatttcatctcagagaaggaaaaaacgtGGACATCTTGTCAGACCTTCTGCGCTAAGAATGAATCCTTGCTAGCCGTttttgaaaacaaggaagaaatg cattctttAGCTAAGCATTTGAAAATAGATGACTCCTGGATTGGATTGCGCAAGAAAGGTGAAAGCTTCTACTGGGAAAATGGTATTGCCTTCAAGGTGGACTT GTTCCAGATACAGAATCATTCTGAGTGTGCCTACTTGGATGCCTTCACTATATCTACATCAGCATGCTCTTTGCCCAGGCGCTGCATCTGTGTCAAACTTCCCTGA
- the LOC126047759 gene encoding C-type lectin domain family 2 member B-like: protein MEEVSGSGGGGDEVLLFPSWRRVELRRLKRLRRRLSSDPVLSRLLPGDRCPAARRSALFVGPTAESERLLARAATDRRRKPAPGMSLHLSFRKRITGIVIAVAVILLLSWITLNSPKLPQWEPCPDDWLYYKKKCYYHSGAMADWNSSQESCSDYGASLAVIDSPQELNFIMYRIRITNFWIGLRRKGNKFFWVNGESFDTNLFRVNITNDGDCVHIDSAFISTRRCSSLRNWLCTTGQFSPKTSS, encoded by the exons ATGGAGGAGgtcagcggcagcggcggcggcggcgacgaggTCTTGTTGTTCCCGTCCTGGCGCCGGGTCGAGCTGCGGCGGCTGAAGCGGCTCCGGCGGAGGCTCAGCTCCGACCCGGTGCTGTCGCGGCTCTTGCCCGGGGACAGGTGCCCCGCGGCCCGCCGGTCGGCGTTGTTCGTAGGACCGACAGCGGAGAGTGAGCGGCTGCTGGCGAGGGCGGCGACCGACCGGAGGCGCAAACCGGCGCCGG GTATGAGTTTACACCTCTCTTTCCGGAAAAGAATTACAGGAATCGTCATTGCTGTTGCTGTGATTTTACTCTTATCGTGGATTACCCTGA ATTCACCTAAATTACCACAGTGGGAGCCGTGCCCTGATGACTGGCTCTACTACAAGAAGAAGTGTTACTATCACTCAGGAGCCATGGCAGATTGGAATTCCAGTCAGGAGTCCTGCTCTGACTACGGAGCTTCCCTTGCAGTGATTGACAGCCCCCAAGAGCTG AACTTTATAATGTATCGAATACGCATAACAAACTTCTGGATTGGGCTGCGCAGGAAAGGAAACAAGTTCTTCTGGGTGAATGGAGAGTCATTTGACACAAACTT ATTTCGTGTCAATATAACAAATGATGGAGACTGTGTCCATATAGATTCAGCCTTCATCTCTACCAGAAGGTGCTCCTCACTCAGGAATTGGCTTTGCACTACTGGTCAGTTTAGTCCCAAGACAAGCTCTTAA